GCACGGGGAAGGGTTTTTACAAGCCTTTTCAGAGGCGATTGCTAATGATTTAAACATAGCAGCAGCTCTTGCAGCTTTATTTGATTTTATCCATCAAACAAACTCAACCATCGATCAAGCTAATTTTACACAAGCTGATGCTAACTATGTTTTAGACATTATGAAGAGAATCAATACCGTACTTGGTGTGATCCCCTTCTCCGCTGACTTGGAAATTCCCGATCACGTGAAGCAACTTGTAGAAGAACGAGAAGTTGCTCGTAGTGAGAAAAATTGGAAACAAGCGGATGCTCTTCGAGATCAGGTTGCTTCTTTAGGCTATAGTATCGAGGATGCTAAATCAGGGCCTAAAGTAAAAAAACTTTAATTATTTTCTGATTCTAAACGACGCATAGCTGGAAAATACAAAACATCTCGGATAGAAGCCGCATCAGTAAGAATCATCACCAAACGATCGATCCCGATTCCAAACCCTCCTGCAGGAGGCATTCCTTGACATAGGGCTTCTAAAAACTCCTCATCAATAGGGTGGTATTCACTATCGGGGTCTAAAGCTTTTTTCTCCATTTGCTTTTCTAAAAGCATTCTTTGATGTAGTGGATCATTCAACTCTGAATAAGCATTGCAGAGTTCTTTTCCTAAGCAAAAACTTTCAAAACGTTCTACAAAATCTGCATCTCCAGAACGTAAAGACTTACATAAAGGTGTCGTCTCTATAGGATGATCTGTAATATGGTGAGGGGCGATTAGCTTATCACAGACTAACTCATCAAACAGCGCTGTGATTAATAAACCTCTGGGTGCCGTTGCGTAAGATTCCTCAGGTAACGAGGTACGCTCTTTTAAAATATTGCGCAATTCATGATCTGCATGAAGATCGACATCCACATCTCCGTATGTCTTAATACTATCTTTCATCGTCATGCGAATCCAAGGAGCTTTAAAATCAACAGTTTGCGGCCCTTGTTTCAAATGTGAGTAGGTCAAAACAGTGCTGCCATCATTTAATGCACACACTAGGTATTCAACAAGGTTTTCCACATAAGTCATAACACTATGATAATCCACGTTAGCAGCGTAGGCTTCAATCATGGTAAATTCAGGATTATGCGTCCTATCGATCCCCTCATTCCTGAATACTTTTCCGATTTCATAGACACGTGAGGTTCCGCCAACAAGAATTTTCTTTAAAGCAATCTCTAGAGAAATCCTTAAGAACACTTCTGAGTGCAAAGCATTCAAAGTAGTGACAAAGGGTGTTGCTTCAGCACCACCATATATATTTTGTAATATAGGAGTTTCTACCTCCATAAATCCCTGAGCATCCATATACTGACGGATTAATTTGATAATACGACTTCTTTTAAAAAAAGTCTGACGCACTTCATCCGAAGAAATCAGGTCTAGCCAACGTTTTCTATAACGGATTTCTTTATCACTTAATCCTGCATGTTTATCGGGGAGGGAGATCAAAGCTTTACATAGCAGGGTAACGGTCTCTACAAGGATAGTTAGTTCTCCTGAATGTGTGAAAAATAGGTACCCTTCTATTCCTAAAATATCTCCAAGATCAAGCTTCTTCTCTATAAATTTTATCGGAGAAATTTCTGCATCTTCAGGAAGACCTGCCACTGAAGAAAAATCCCTGTTAAACATGACTTGGATTTTTTGATCATTATCCAAGATTTGAGCAAAAGCGTTCTTTCCCATAGAACGGAAAAGCACCATACGTCCTGAGATTTTTACCTTAGGAGTTTTCTTATTCGTGGCGTCTTCGCTATTACCAAGAGTCTGTGAAGCATATTCTTGTTTGATTTCCTCAACACTACTTGTTCCTGGGAATTCATAAGGATAAGGATTAATACCTAGATCAGATATTTCCTGGAGCTTGTTACTTCTTTGGAGAAAATCTTCTTGTGTTAGGTATTCAGCTTCTGACATTTTTTCTAAATCCTTTTGCCTATTTCTTATTCTTCAAAGAGTGCGTTGCTTTCGAAAATGCAAACCACGATGCAAAAAACTCGATGCTATCTGAAGAAAGTGGTATTAAAAGTTCACTGTAAGATAGAGATTTTCTCAAAAACAATAAAAAAGATGAATGTTTAATTAAGAGAAAAGAGAACTTCAGAGAGGAAGATCTCCTCTCTAAAATTCTTCAAGAAGAGATTTACTATTTTTGCTTCAAAGCAGCTTGGATTTTCTTAACATAATTTGCGCCACCACCATACTCAAATCCCATTCTGGCTTTCTCAGCTCCATTAGCATCAATGAAAACTAACGTTGGGAGCCCATTGACACCATATTTGGATTTTAATGCTCGGTTTTGCTGTTGCACATCTTCAGGTTGGTTATTCACCTGTGGGAAATCCAATTCCACCATATGCAAATGTTCATTAGCATAATCTGCAAACTCAACAGTATTTAAAATCTGATCTTTCATTTTCATACACCAGATACACCAATCAGAACCTGTGAAAAATAAACCTATAGGTTTGTGATCTTTTTTAGATTGTTCAACAGCATTGGTATAGCGCTCCCATTGTACTCCTGAATCTTTCACTTGTTGAACTGTGACCTTCCCGGAGTCCTTTTGATGCTGAGAGCGTCTTTTTGCTGCACAACAAGGCAATGTAAGTAATAAACAGAGAGCTATTAAACTTCCTTGGAACCAACGTTTCATGTAAATCCTCTTAAAAAAATATTGTAGAGTTTTTCCCTAATTACCGTAGTGTATTATCCTGTGATACCTAAAAAGCAAGGAGATTCTCACATCTGGAAATAAAGAGCGTGGATGAATAAACCCTCTATATCTATAGTGAATCCGTAAATATCTTCGCCATTTTTATATTCGTATGACATATCCGAATCCTTCAATCTCTTTGATTTTACAAGAAATCATTGATCGCTATTTAGAGCCGTATTATCCACCATTAGCAAAACTTATCCCTTTAAGCCTCAAAGAAGAAATAAGCAAGCTCCCCCCTGCAAAACCTTCCCCGATTTCCAAACCAATAAGTATTCCTCAACCTGCCACTATAGATAAAAAATTAACAAATTCTTCTCCCCCTCCAACCCAGGATAATGAAGAACCTCCCTTACCTACTATTCATGAGCGTGTAAAAAAATCTTCGTGGGAATGTATTCCTCCTCCTCCCGATCTTTCCAGAGAAGAAATCCTAAGATTCCGTTATCCTGCTTTAGAAGCACACTGTGTGAAAACATCTTTGAATATCCCCTGTGGGATTTTTGTAGATGAGGAAAAAGACGAAGAAGTCTTGTTCTTCAATAGACTAGCAAAAATTCTCACCCAACAAATTTTCCCTTCACGGCTCGTCTTATCCACCGGTCATAAAAATATTTTTTATAAGAATAAGGGCTTCTCTTTATGTCTAGCGCCTTTAACGATGATGCGTTATAAAATGTCTAACATACGTTATCATCAATCGTTCGCTAAAGATGGGTGCACTTGGATTCCTATTTATTCTTCAGTATACTATGAAAATGATCCGCAATTGAAACGAGATCTATGGGTAATATTGAATCAACTACCTTTCGCCTATACGCAGAAGTCATAGTAAACTCCAATATCAATAAGGTGTTAGACTACGGGCTTCCTAAAAACCTTGAACACATTACTAAGGGTACTGGTGTTAGCGTTTCCTTACGGGGGGCAAAAAAGTACGGAATTGTCCATCAGATTAAAGCAACAACAGAATGTCGGCGTGTTCTCCCAGTCTTAGGTGTTATTGATTCTGGAATCGTCTTGCCTCAAGATCTTTTAGAACTTATGTTCTGGATGAGTCAATACTACTTCGCTCCTTTAGGAAAGACATTACGTTTAGTGCTCCCAGGAATATCCTCAAGTATCATACAACCAAAACAACACTATCGTGTGTTACTCAAGCAAAGCAAAGCGAAGACGAAAGAGATGATTCTTGCCCTTCAAAAAGAATCCCCTTCGCAAGCAGCAACTTTAAAAACATTACTGTCTTGTAGTTCTCCTCCGGGTTTTTCTGAACTTATGGAGAAGGCTAAGGTCTCCCAATCCCCTATCCATTCTTTAGAGAAACTCGGCGCTATTGAAATTGCCAACGCTGCCGATCTTGAAATTCAAGAAGACAGTTTAACATTTTTCCTCCCCGATGCGCATCCTTTACATCCTCAGCAACAATCTGCTGTAGATAAGATTTCTTCTTCTTTATCTTTGGGGAAATTTCAAACACACCTTCTTTTTGGTATAACAGGAAGTGGGAAGACAGAGGTATATTTCCAAGCTATTCGTGAGGCAAGAAAATTAGGGAAAAGCGCTATCCTTTTAGTTCCTGAAATTGCTCTTACGATACAAACAGTCACCTTATTTAAAGCCCATTTTGGAAAAGAAGTTGGTATTCTCCATCACAAACTCAGCGATAGTGATAGGAATAAAACCTGGCGAGAAGCCTCTAAGGGAAATATTAGTATCATTATAGGACCAAGATCTGCCTTATTTTGCCCTGTGCAGAATTTAGGATTGATCATCGTTGATGAAGAACATGATCCTGCATATAAACAAAGTGAAAGCCACCCCTGCTATCACGCCCGTGATGTTGCTGTCATGCGAGGGAAACTTGCTCATGCTACTGTAATCTTAGGAAGTGCCACGCCTAGTCTAGAAAGCTATTCCAATGCTCTATCGGGGAAATATATCCTTTCGGAATTATCGACACGAGCGGCGGCTGCCTCTCCAGCAAAAGTCTCCCTCATTGATATGAATATGGAGAGAGAAAAAACAAAGACAAAAACATTATTTTCACAAGCAGCGATTAGAAGTATTGAAAAGCGTCTTGCTGTTGGTGAGCAGACCCTCGTTTTTTTTAATCGTCGGGGTTACCATACAAATGTTACATGTTCCTCGTGTAAACATACGTTGAAATGTCCCCATTGCGATATGGTCTTGACTTTCCACAAGTATGCTAATGTTCTCCTCTGCCATCTTTGTAATTCCTCTCCTAAAGATCCTCAAACATCCTGTCCAAAATGTCATGGAGCCATGACTTTACAGTATCGTGGATCAGGAACTGAAAAAATAGAAAAGGTGCTTCATAGTATCTTCCCGGAAGTTCGCACTATACGTATTGATTCTGATACTACGAAATTTAAAGGAAGCCACGAATCTTTACTAAAACAGTTTGCCACAGGAAAAGCTGATATCTTGATAGGCACTCAAATGATTGCTAAAGGCATGCATTTCCCTGCTGTCACTCTAGCAGTAGTTTTAAATGGAGACTCGGGACTTTATATTCCTGATTTCAGAGCCTCTGAACAGGTATTTCAACTCATTACTCAAGTAACAGGAAGGTCAGGAAGAAGCCATCTTCCTGGTGAGGTCCTCATCCAATCTTTTCTTCCCGATCACAGCACGATCCGTTGTGCTATGCAACAAGACTATTCTGCTTTCTATAATCAAGAGGTTACTGGAAGGGAATTATGCAGTTACCCTCCGTTTATTCGTCTTGTGCGCTGTATATTCATAGGGAAATGTCCCAGGCTGACTTGGAAAGAAGCCCACCGCATTCATACAGCACTTGAGAAAAAATTAGACGCCCATACCCAGCTCATGCAAATCACTCCCTGTGGGCATTTTAAAATTAAAGATCTGTTTCGGTACCAATTCCTGATAAAGAGCAAACAAGTTCTACCTGTAAATAAAAAGCTTCATGAAGCCTTACTATCAGCAAAACTATCTCCTAAAGTAAAGTTCATGATCGATGTCGATCCCACAACAACATTTTTCTAAATAGCTGTGTAGCATAGCCACTAAAACATCGACTTCATCACGCGTATTATACGTGTGGAAATTTACTCGTATGAAAGGTTTATTGACAAAAGTCATTAATCCAACACGTAGGTTAGCCTCATCTAACATGGAAGTAAAAAGATCGATATTAAAATCTTTTAGCCATATAGGTTGCCCGCAACATTGCGAATGCAGTCCAAAATGCTCTTGGAAATAAGCCTTCAAGCTGAACATCTGTTTTCTAGAGTGCTCTCCCTCCAACAATAGATGATCGTAAGCAGAGTCTATTGTGATCAACGCATGAGGGGCTAGTGCGGTAGTATAACGTAAAGGTGGGGAGTTTAACATCAACTCTGTTTTCACTTCCGAAGAACAAAGAATCGCTGCTCCCATAGCTCCCATAGCCTTGCTATAGGTTACAAGAACAGAATAGAAATTTTCATATCCCCATTGATGACATAGACCACGACCGTCCTCACCAAAAATGCCCATAGCATGAGCCTCATCTACAATGATATGAGCATGATATTTTCTTGAAAGATCTATAAGCTCTTCAAGTGGAGCTGATGTTCCTGAAAACGAATATACCGAACAAACGAAAATAAAGATTCTTCCTGAGGAAACTGCCCTATGTGCTATCAATAAAGACTCTAAAGCATCCAAATCATTATGTGGAAATGATTGCTGTTTTCCGGAAATCATTTTTAAACTTTGCACAACAGACACGTGCACAGATTCATCCCAAAATACCTTATCAGTATCTTTAGAGATGTGATAGCAAAACCCTAAATTCGCCATATAGCCGTTATGAACCACAAAAGCAGCTTCGGCATTATGAAAATCTACTATTTTCTTTTCTAAATTCTGTAGAATTTGAGAAGGGCCTGCAATAGCGCGAGAACCTCGTGCTCCTAGTTGTGCATGAGAAAATTCTTCGCAATACGCACGATAGCGTTTCTCGACCTCTTTGACTAATGTTGTAGAACGAGAAAAACCTAAGAAATCATTAGTTACAAAATCTATTGGGTATTCACTCATTAAAGATCTTTTCCTCTAAATCTAGAATCTTTAACTATTCAAGTGTCTTTTTAGTCCCCATGAAACAGAGAAAGAGCTAGAGAATTTAAAGCTCGGTAATCAGGCTTTCCTGTGCCCAGCATCGGAATAGATTCCAGCTGATGCTGATAGGATATCTTCATTATGCTACTTGTTTTTAAGTTTTTTAGGATATCATTTACTTCATTGAGATCTGTAGAAAACGTTGTAAATAAACACAGTTTTATCTTCTCTCCAGGAAGACCACAAACGACTAATGAAATCCCCTCTTGCTCATCAGGCAACCCGAAACCTTCAGTAAGTAGGCTCTCTAAAGCTTGTAAGCTTACCATCTCACTACCGATTTTTACGAAACGACTCAGCCTACCTTTTAAAAATAGCTGATTATTTCTATCCAGGTATCCCAAATCTCCCGTCACATACCAATTATCTCCCCCAAGACAAACGAATCCTTGACTAGGATCAGCCCCTAAATAACCAGAAAAGAGTGATGTCCCACGAATAACAACTAAACCGACCTCTCCCGATGATACAGGGACATGAGTTTCCTCAGAAACAATCATGACATCCATGCCTGCAATAGGAGTCCCCACGCAACATTCATCCTTCGGGCTATCCTCATTATTAATTGCAATAACCGGAGAACACTCGGTAGTTCCATAACCTTGACGCAGAGTAATGTGTGGGTAATCTTTTTCAGATTTTGCTCTTAAAGAGTTTTTTAACGCGTCACCACCAATAACTGCAAAACTCAAAGAACTTAAAGAAGATTCTTGTTTTTTAGCTGTTTTCAAAATGTAGTCGAGAAAGATAGGCGTGCTGCCTAAAAAAGTCGCATGAGTTTTATCTATAAGTTCTACAATCTTTTTAGGTTGCAAAGGATTGTAGGAGAAAACTACACATAAACCCGCTAGCATGGGGAAAAGCGCACAGCAATTAAACCCATAAGCATGAAACGGAGGAAGAAACGACATCATAATGTCGTTTTCTGTAGGGTTGAAAAATTTTAAACAGGCTTTCTGATTCTCTATGAGATTTGCATGTGTTAATGGGACCCCTTTCGGAAGTTTTTCCGTCCCTGAGGTAAATAGAATAACAGCGGTGTCCTCTTCATCCTGACTTGAAATATTGAACAGGCGTATCAACCAGCGATAAGGTAGAGATAGATAAAACGCTATACGCATCTTATCCCAAAGAGAGAGATGTTTACGTATAGTTTCCATGTAAATTAACTGTGCTGGATACTCAATATCACTGTGAACCTGGCGTAAATGATCAACAAGTTGTTTAGAAGTTAGGATATGATTTACATGAGCGAGCTCCATACAAGCTACCATTTCACGAAATCCCTGACTCCAGTTAATCATAACGGGAATTTTACCAGATAAGAGTATAGCGAAATAAGCAATATAGGCTCCCGCAGAAGCGGGCATCATGACTCCAATATGCTCATCGGGATATTTGGATATTTTTAAAGCTAAAGCTATAACAGCCTTACGTAGATCATCATAAGATAAAACCCCGAGCTGTTCATCCCAACAGCTGGCATCCGATCCCATTTCTGAACACAGTTTTAAGAATTTCTGTAAAACAGTCCGACCGTCACGTAAACCTACACGACGTTTATTAGAATGATGCCAACGCTTATGCATACCATAACTCCGCTACATTAGGCATAAGGAATTTCTATAGGAAAACTCTCTTCTTCCTCATTGAACCACGAAGCAAGAAAAGCATTTAAATCCTGTTTTGTAGGGAATTGTTTTAAGAAGTCGTTGTCTATTTGCTGTATCGTTACTTTCACAAAGCGTTTCGGCATAAAAAATAATCCCCGACGCAATAGGGCTCGCACAGCTTCCTTAAATACTATCCCCAACTTAGGTGTAGATTGAGTTTTATAACGCGAAAAAGCGCTGCCCCATAATCCGCTAATACGTATCAAAAATACGTTACACGCCTTGGATTTATGCAATAACACGTGTGCGGAATACTGATTAACTATTTCTTCTTTACCATTCTTTGACAATCTACCCGAAGGATACAGTAAGACGCTGCCCCGATTATCCAAGACGCTAATTGTCTGATTGTAAAACTCTTCCATCTGTTCGATAGTCTTTTTACACTCTCTTCCAGGAACAATATTGGGTACAGGTATAGCCCTGACAGAATTTAAGAACCAGCGAACTACGGTATTCTTAAATAAATAACTCACAGCAAGAGGACGCACATGAAAACGTGGCCAAAATAAGTATTCAAGAATTACCGGATCAATTTCAGCTACATGATTTGATAAAAACAGGCTGCCTTGATTGGGATTGGGTTTGAGAGACTTTAAACCCTCTAGTTTTATCTTGTAGCGCAATTTTAAGGCAAAGCCAACGAGAGATGCATAGGTAGTTTCATAGATAGTGCGCCACATCTTAACTATCATAGGTAACCTTTTCCCATAACAAATTCTCTTACAACCCCTCTAGTAAGTTTAACATAATCCCGGCTTTTGATAGTATGGTTTAGCTATTACTTAGGAAAAAAATCACTATGCCGTCTCATTTGCTAGACTATCAAAGAGTTGCAGAAAGTATAGTTGAGAAAACAATCGCCGAGTTAATCCGTTACCGACAGCGCCTCCCTCTGGTTCATTTCTGGACAAAACCCGATGGATCTTTTGTCACTCCTGCAGACTACGCGGTCCAATATTGTCTGCAAAAAAAACTCTCAACAACCTTTCCACACATTCCGTTTATAGGAGAGGAAGTC
The Chlamydia caviae GPIC genome window above contains:
- the lysS gene encoding lysine--tRNA ligase, which produces MSEAEYLTQEDFLQRSNKLQEISDLGINPYPYEFPGTSSVEEIKQEYASQTLGNSEDATNKKTPKVKISGRMVLFRSMGKNAFAQILDNDQKIQVMFNRDFSSVAGLPEDAEISPIKFIEKKLDLGDILGIEGYLFFTHSGELTILVETVTLLCKALISLPDKHAGLSDKEIRYRKRWLDLISSDEVRQTFFKRSRIIKLIRQYMDAQGFMEVETPILQNIYGGAEATPFVTTLNALHSEVFLRISLEIALKKILVGGTSRVYEIGKVFRNEGIDRTHNPEFTMIEAYAANVDYHSVMTYVENLVEYLVCALNDGSTVLTYSHLKQGPQTVDFKAPWIRMTMKDSIKTYGDVDVDLHADHELRNILKERTSLPEESYATAPRGLLITALFDELVCDKLIAPHHITDHPIETTPLCKSLRSGDADFVERFESFCLGKELCNAYSELNDPLHQRMLLEKQMEKKALDPDSEYHPIDEEFLEALCQGMPPAGGFGIGIDRLVMILTDAASIRDVLYFPAMRRLESENN
- the dsbH gene encoding disulfide reductase DsbH, translating into MKRWFQGSLIALCLLLTLPCCAAKRRSQHQKDSGKVTVQQVKDSGVQWERYTNAVEQSKKDHKPIGLFFTGSDWCIWCMKMKDQILNTVEFADYANEHLHMVELDFPQVNNQPEDVQQQNRALKSKYGVNGLPTLVFIDANGAEKARMGFEYGGGANYVKKIQAALKQK
- the priA gene encoding primosomal protein N'; this encodes MGNIESTTFRLYAEVIVNSNINKVLDYGLPKNLEHITKGTGVSVSLRGAKKYGIVHQIKATTECRRVLPVLGVIDSGIVLPQDLLELMFWMSQYYFAPLGKTLRLVLPGISSSIIQPKQHYRVLLKQSKAKTKEMILALQKESPSQAATLKTLLSCSSPPGFSELMEKAKVSQSPIHSLEKLGAIEIANAADLEIQEDSLTFFLPDAHPLHPQQQSAVDKISSSLSLGKFQTHLLFGITGSGKTEVYFQAIREARKLGKSAILLVPEIALTIQTVTLFKAHFGKEVGILHHKLSDSDRNKTWREASKGNISIIIGPRSALFCPVQNLGLIIVDEEHDPAYKQSESHPCYHARDVAVMRGKLAHATVILGSATPSLESYSNALSGKYILSELSTRAAAASPAKVSLIDMNMEREKTKTKTLFSQAAIRSIEKRLAVGEQTLVFFNRRGYHTNVTCSSCKHTLKCPHCDMVLTFHKYANVLLCHLCNSSPKDPQTSCPKCHGAMTLQYRGSGTEKIEKVLHSIFPEVRTIRIDSDTTKFKGSHESLLKQFATGKADILIGTQMIAKGMHFPAVTLAVVLNGDSGLYIPDFRASEQVFQLITQVTGRSGRSHLPGEVLIQSFLPDHSTIRCAMQQDYSAFYNQEVTGRELCSYPPFIRLVRCIFIGKCPRLTWKEAHRIHTALEKKLDAHTQLMQITPCGHFKIKDLFRYQFLIKSKQVLPVNKKLHEALLSAKLSPKVKFMIDVDPTTTFF
- a CDS encoding aminotransferase class I/II-fold pyridoxal phosphate-dependent enzyme, coding for MSEYPIDFVTNDFLGFSRSTTLVKEVEKRYRAYCEEFSHAQLGARGSRAIAGPSQILQNLEKKIVDFHNAEAAFVVHNGYMANLGFCYHISKDTDKVFWDESVHVSVVQSLKMISGKQQSFPHNDLDALESLLIAHRAVSSGRIFIFVCSVYSFSGTSAPLEELIDLSRKYHAHIIVDEAHAMGIFGEDGRGLCHQWGYENFYSVLVTYSKAMGAMGAAILCSSEVKTELMLNSPPLRYTTALAPHALITIDSAYDHLLLEGEHSRKQMFSLKAYFQEHFGLHSQCCGQPIWLKDFNIDLFTSMLDEANLRVGLMTFVNKPFIRVNFHTYNTRDEVDVLVAMLHSYLEKCCCGIDIDHELYFRR
- a CDS encoding AMP-binding protein; this encodes MHKRWHHSNKRRVGLRDGRTVLQKFLKLCSEMGSDASCWDEQLGVLSYDDLRKAVIALALKISKYPDEHIGVMMPASAGAYIAYFAILLSGKIPVMINWSQGFREMVACMELAHVNHILTSKQLVDHLRQVHSDIEYPAQLIYMETIRKHLSLWDKMRIAFYLSLPYRWLIRLFNISSQDEEDTAVILFTSGTEKLPKGVPLTHANLIENQKACLKFFNPTENDIMMSFLPPFHAYGFNCCALFPMLAGLCVVFSYNPLQPKKIVELIDKTHATFLGSTPIFLDYILKTAKKQESSLSSLSFAVIGGDALKNSLRAKSEKDYPHITLRQGYGTTECSPVIAINNEDSPKDECCVGTPIAGMDVMIVSEETHVPVSSGEVGLVVIRGTSLFSGYLGADPSQGFVCLGGDNWYVTGDLGYLDRNNQLFLKGRLSRFVKIGSEMVSLQALESLLTEGFGLPDEQEGISLVVCGLPGEKIKLCLFTTFSTDLNEVNDILKNLKTSSIMKISYQHQLESIPMLGTGKPDYRALNSLALSLFHGD
- a CDS encoding lysophospholipid acyltransferase family protein, which codes for MIVKMWRTIYETTYASLVGFALKLRYKIKLEGLKSLKPNPNQGSLFLSNHVAEIDPVILEYLFWPRFHVRPLAVSYLFKNTVVRWFLNSVRAIPVPNIVPGRECKKTIEQMEEFYNQTISVLDNRGSVLLYPSGRLSKNGKEEIVNQYSAHVLLHKSKACNVFLIRISGLWGSAFSRYKTQSTPKLGIVFKEAVRALLRRGLFFMPKRFVKVTIQQIDNDFLKQFPTKQDLNAFLASWFNEEEESFPIEIPYA